In the genome of Populus alba chromosome 11, ASM523922v2, whole genome shotgun sequence, one region contains:
- the LOC118054826 gene encoding probable methyltransferase At1g29790: MGFTMGLNLVLVLAMVATNILSLYHLSSTVQSPKPPSQQPVPDHLLHQLSTIRATIRHLTRRQPPSTTPSPTTPKPSVPLDLLLYSQLSPIASSCHNHPDLLHKYMSYSPYSLCPLDSDLLAESLILHGCHPLPRRRCFSKTPPKPPSSLPHNPFPSSFLDSNVIWNKYPTCRSFSCLAKQNPSLGFDLNNEISKFMTYKTELDLPIPQLLQVAKSANSVIRLGIDIGGATGTFAARMKQYNVTVVTTTLNFNVPNNEVVAMRGLVPLHVPLQHRLPVFDGVVDLVRCGHAVNRWMPLTVMEFLFYDVDRVLRGGGYLWFDHFFSKRVDLDKVFGPLIGKLRYKKVKWAVGNKTDSSGLKNGEVYLTALLQKPV; this comes from the coding sequence ATGGGTTTCACCATGGGCTTGAACTTAGTACTTGTCCTAGCCATGGTGGCCACCAACATCCTTTCCCTCTACCATCTTTCCTCCACCGTTCAATCTCCCAAGCCCCCATCTCAACAACCAGTACCTGACCATCTTCTCCACCAACTCAGCACCATACGCGCCACCATCAGACACCTCACGCGCCGCCAGCCACCTTCCACTACCCCATCTCCCACCACTCCCAAACCCTCCGTCCCTCTGGATCTCCTCCTTTATTCACAACTCTCACCTATAGCTTCTTCTTGCCATAATCACCCTGATCTTCTACACAAGTACATGAGCTACTCTCCTTATTCTCTTTGCCCTCTTGACTCTGATCTTCTTGCTGAGTCCTTAATCCTCCATGGCTGCCATCCTCTCCCTCGCCGTCGATGCTTTTCCAAAACCCCACCAAAACCACCCTCTTCTCTACCTCATAACCCTttcccttcttcttttcttgactCCAATGTAATATGGAACAAGTATCCTACTTGCAGGTCATTTTCTTGCCTAGCTAAGCAAAACCCAAGTCTTGGTTTTGATCTAAATAATGAGATCTCCAAGTTCATGACCTATAAGACTGAGCTGGATCTCCCAATCCCGCAGTTGCTACAAGTAGCAAAATCAGCCAATTCTGTTATTAGACTTGGCATTGATATCGGTGGTGCTACTGGTACTTTTGCAGCTAGAATGAAGCAGTACAATGTGACTGTTGTCACTACAACATTGAATTTCAACGTGCCTAATAATGAAGTGGTGGCAATGAGGGGCTTAGTGCCACTTCATGTGCCATTGCAGCACAGGTTGCCAGTTTTTGATGGGGTGGTGGATCTGGTCAGATGTGGACACGCAGTGAATAGGTGGATGCCTTTGACAGTGATGGAGTTTTTGTTCTATGATGTTGATAGAGTGTTGAGGGGTGGTGGCTACTTGTGGTTTGATCACTTCTTTAGCAAACGAGTAGATCTTGACAAGGTTTTTGGACCTTTGATTGGGAAATTGCGCTACAAGAAAGTAAAGTGGGCAGTCGGGAATAAAACTGATTCTAGTGGCTTGAAGAATGGGGAGGTTTACTTGACTGCACTCTTGCAAAAGCCTGTGTAG